In Methanosarcina siciliae T4/M, one genomic interval encodes:
- the modA gene encoding molybdate ABC transporter substrate-binding protein: MKKVCAFLIIMMLAITLSGSGCADKGTSTVSETQEKEFSGQQITVCSGAGLIKPMNELIANFENETGAEIEVRYGGSAELFGILTSKECDVFIPGDFYYTGQAMEKNYVFNESVTNLTLHIPVIAVPEENPANISTLDDLGKPGVKLALGDPKGPAIGRVSEAIFTKEGILPEVENNTIVKTATVNQLLIYTVSGEADATIIWEDMASWSEASGKLETIPIPEEQNKIKTIPTAVSVYSEDTELAEAFNTYIAGEEAKEVWEKWGFEPCEP, translated from the coding sequence ATGAAAAAAGTCTGCGCATTCTTAATTATCATGATGCTGGCAATTACCCTTTCTGGCTCCGGCTGTGCTGATAAAGGAACATCTACGGTTTCGGAAACCCAGGAAAAAGAGTTTTCCGGGCAGCAGATTACGGTTTGCTCCGGTGCCGGGCTGATAAAACCCATGAACGAATTGATTGCAAATTTTGAGAACGAGACCGGAGCGGAGATTGAAGTCCGATACGGAGGAAGTGCCGAACTCTTCGGAATCCTGACATCAAAGGAATGTGATGTTTTCATTCCCGGGGATTTCTACTACACAGGACAGGCTATGGAGAAGAATTATGTTTTCAATGAAAGCGTAACCAACCTGACCCTCCACATTCCGGTAATTGCAGTTCCCGAGGAAAACCCGGCAAACATCAGCACACTCGATGACCTGGGAAAACCCGGAGTAAAACTGGCTCTCGGAGACCCTAAAGGCCCTGCTATAGGCAGAGTCTCGGAAGCAATATTTACAAAGGAAGGCATCCTTCCTGAAGTTGAGAATAACACAATTGTCAAAACTGCAACCGTAAACCAGCTTCTCATTTACACTGTATCCGGAGAAGCGGACGCGACAATCATCTGGGAGGATATGGCAAGCTGGAGTGAAGCCAGCGGAAAACTCGAAACAATCCCTATCCCTGAAGAACAGAATAAAATAAAGACCATCCCCACAGCGGTTTCAGTTTATTCAGAAGACACCGAACTGGCAGAAGCATTCAACACTTACATTGCAGGCGAAGAAGCAAAAGAGGTCTGGGAAAAATGGGGCTTTGAGCCATGCGAGCCTTAA
- a CDS encoding ABC transporter permease → MRALKSPDVLKSLDILKFSDPLKPQGMNQSWFRKLTIGIAFFFTLLLFLSVGVLLFVLTPSEILSALLSEEMFYSMKLSMLTSFASTFSVMCCSIPTAYALSRFSFPGKSLIKAVLGLPMAFPELVMGLALLLLFGHGFLGPYLEAAGIKVTFTKLGIVVAQFFVAFPYAVRVIYSTFEDINPRYEQVSRSFGYGEFETFRHVTLPMARSGLFASSVITFARCIGAFGAVLVLAGGSYMHTEVLPVTLYLNISYGNLEMAVTSGILLMGIAFLAILSFERFEGGKL, encoded by the coding sequence ATGCGAGCCTTAAAATCCCCGGACGTCTTAAAGTCTCTGGATATTTTGAAATTTTCAGACCCCTTAAAACCCCAGGGAATGAACCAATCCTGGTTCAGGAAACTCACCATAGGCATCGCCTTCTTCTTCACTTTACTTCTTTTTTTATCCGTAGGAGTCCTGCTTTTTGTCCTAACGCCCTCGGAAATCCTCTCAGCCCTGCTTTCGGAAGAAATGTTCTACTCCATGAAGCTTTCCATGCTGACTTCATTTGCTTCGACCTTTTCGGTCATGTGCTGTTCGATCCCGACAGCCTATGCCCTTTCCCGCTTTTCATTTCCGGGAAAAAGCCTCATAAAGGCGGTACTCGGGCTTCCGATGGCGTTTCCCGAACTGGTCATGGGGCTTGCCCTTCTGCTCCTTTTCGGGCACGGTTTTCTCGGGCCTTACCTTGAGGCAGCAGGGATAAAGGTGACTTTCACAAAGCTCGGGATAGTGGTCGCCCAGTTTTTTGTCGCCTTTCCTTATGCTGTAAGGGTTATCTACTCCACCTTCGAAGACATCAACCCGCGGTACGAGCAGGTTTCAAGGAGCTTCGGGTACGGGGAATTCGAGACATTCAGGCACGTAACCCTGCCCATGGCCAGAAGCGGGCTCTTTGCTTCAAGCGTAATTACCTTTGCCCGTTGCATTGGGGCTTTCGGGGCCGTGCTCGTGCTTGCAGGAGGTTCTTACATGCACACCGAAGTCCTGCCCGTGACCCTCTACCTGAACATCTCCTACGGAAACCTGGAAATGGCAGTGACAAGCGGGATTTTGCTTATGGGGATTGCTTTTCTTGCAATCCTCAGCTTTGAAAGGTTTGAAGGAGGAAAGCTGTGA